The following are encoded in a window of Dioscorea cayenensis subsp. rotundata cultivar TDr96_F1 chromosome 16, TDr96_F1_v2_PseudoChromosome.rev07_lg8_w22 25.fasta, whole genome shotgun sequence genomic DNA:
- the LOC120278597 gene encoding protein terminal ear1 homolog gives MAPLNPNAPVYFPTLSPSSNITFFHASVNRQCRNNSKLKGQHKPQDDLELFHFKDDHKDDEKRTTVMIKNLPNKLMKSTLLKMLDDHCAQENKVIEENSTTASEFNFLYLPIDFKSGSNLGYAFVNFTSAKAARRFHHAFHNKSWNQLHGSLKICEVTYARIQGLPALQKRFKNSVFICDNEDYLPVYFNPSRNGSCDSKQHFIGRKIMKL, from the exons ATGGCTCCTCTTAATCCCAATGCTCCTGTTTATTTCCCTACTTTATCACCTTCATCTAATATCACCTTCTTTCATGCCTCTGTGAACAGACAGTGTAGAAATAATTCCAAGCTTAAGGGCCAGCATAAGCCACAAGATGATCTTGAGTTGTTCCATTTTAAAGATGATCATAAAGATGATGAGAAGAGAACTACTGTTATGATAAAGAACCTCCCCAACAaactcat GAAGAGTACTTTGTTGAAGATGTTGGATGatcattgtgctcaagagaacaAGGTTATTGAAGAGAACTCAACAACAGCCTCTGAGTTCAACTTCCTCTACCTCCCTATAGacttcaa GAGTGGGAGTAACTTGGGGTATGCTTTTGTGAACTTCACCAGTGCAAAGGCAGCTCGTAGGTTTCACCATGCATTCCATAATAAAAGTTGGAATCAATTGCATGGTTCTCTGAAGATTTGTGAGGTTACGTATGCGAGGATTCAG GGACTTCCAGCGCTTCAGAAACGTTTCAAGAATTCAGTTTTCATTTGTGATAATGAAGACTACCTCCCTGTTTACTTCAATCCAAGTCGGAATGGTTCTTGTGATTCAAAGCAGCACTTTATTGGGAGAAAAATCATGAAACTctag
- the LOC120278598 gene encoding uncharacterized protein LOC120278598 translates to MFFTPLSIRISTAVEGIERVSEKSSSRASGIKRGTPNKRWKGEYDSFLIPLLVEQVKKGMKCNKSFKRAAFVFAAVAVNSRFNTDFSAENIENHYRTLKSRYVEIKKVRDLGGVGWNDTTKTITLDPMVALTYIEAHPTAKAFINKPIEHYEALRIMCGDDNATGAYVTSLYADFGDKSEAEGNNMENFDEGPVELPSDDDADVNSAPPVVGSPATSSAQRSQRSSRGSKNPSMMGDLIIVVGEMATAIKNPTHWTKPLYAKVMEVDGFQKKELVQVFEYLQFRENEARGFLVKDMELKKDWIEQFLSRMD, encoded by the exons ATGTTCTTCACACCACTGTCAATTAGAATTTCAACGGCTGTGGAGGGTATCGAGCGTGTTTCTGAGAAATCATCATCAAGGGCATCTGGCATCAAGCGGGGTACACCTAATAAGAGATGGAAGGGCGAATACGATAGTTTTCTCATTCCACTTCTTGTTGAACAAGTCAAAAAAGGGATGAAATGCAACAAATCATTTAAACGAGCGGCATTTGTGTTTGCTGCTGTCGCCGTCAATTCTAGGTTCAATACTGACTTCAGTGCTGAGAACATTGAAAATCACTATCGAACATTGAAATCGCGATATGTTGAGATTAAAAAGGTGAGAGATCTCGGTGGGGTAGGTTGGAATGACACCACGAAGACCATCACACTTGATCCTATGGTTGCCCTGACCTACATCGAG GCTCACCCGACAGCCAAGGCTTTTATAAACAAACCAATTGAACATTATGAAGCATTGAGGATTATGTGTGGTGACGACAATGCGACTGGCGCGTATGTAACCTCTCTATACGCTGATTTCGGTGATAAATCAGAGGCTGAAGGCAATAATATGGAGAACTTTGATGAAGGCCCAGTTGAACTGCCAAGCGATGACGACGCTGATGTAAACTCTGCCCCGCCGGTTGTTGGTAGCCCCGCAACCTCATCTGCACAAAGGTCACAACGTTCAAGTAGGGGCTCAAAGAACCCTTCTATGATGGGTGATCTAATTATTGTGGTAGGCGAAATGGCAACTGCCATTAAGAACCCCACCCACTGGACGAAGCCCTTGTATGCAAAGGTTATGGAGGTTGACGGGTTTCAGAAGAAGGAACTCGTTCAGGTGTTTGAATATCTGCAGTTTCGTGAGAATGAGGCAAGAGGATTCCTAGTCAAAGATATGGAACTGAAGAAGGATTGGATCGAACAATTTCTGTCGAGGATGGATTGA
- the LOC120278599 gene encoding protein ANTAGONIST OF LIKE HETEROCHROMATIN PROTEIN 1-like: MASWIDNERVRPLVAAFTTIVVVVACLIEEMNQTRRGRSKEPSIFRDLTRKNHIERVLRSGRDYCVSYLRMDVGPFMHLASIMRDKHLLLDTRYVSVEEQLSMFLHIVGHNTKNRTMRVEYVRSGETISRYFNNVLKAICAIRDDFVHPPCGNCHSEIECNPNWYPFFKDCIGLLDGTHIDASISPQELPWFRGRKGPTQNVLAVVNPDLQFTYVLAGWEGSANDFTVLKDALSRPQPEGKYYLVDAGYTTMQGFIAPYRGVRYHLKEHSGRAPTNLKELFNLQHSMLRSRVERAFAILKNHFKILTSHPFFPFRTQVRLVIACCILHNYIAGVDPNDILLDEGITQHDDQIMSSQPRSQREQREENRQWIELRDKIAHDMWDRYSGFV, encoded by the exons ATGGCTAGCTGGATTGATAACGAACGTGTGAGGCCATTGGTTGCGGCGTTCACTACCATTGTTGTGGTTGTCGCCTGCCTAATTGAGGAAATGAATCAAACTAGACGAGGGAGAAGTAAAGAACCATCTATATTTCGGGACCTAACTAGAAAAAATCATATAGAACGTGTTTTAAGGAGTGGCCGCGACTATTGTGTGAGTTACCTTAGGATGGATGTAGGTCCTTTTATGCATCTAGCGTCGATCATGCGTGACAAGCACCTCCTTCTCGACACACGTTATGTATCTGTCGAGGAACAGTTATCCATGTTCTTGCATATTGTTGGTCACAATACAAAAAATAGGACCATGAGGGTTGAATATGTCCGATCGGGTGAAACAATAAGTCGATATTTCAATAACGTACTCAAAGCTATTTGTGCCATTCGAGATGATTTCGTACATCCCCCTTGCGGAAATTGTCACTCGGAAATCGAATGTAACCCGAACTGGTACCCTTTTTTCAAA GACTGTATAGGTTTGCTAGACGGGACGCATATTGATGCGTCCATCTCCCCTCAAGAACTACCTTGGTTTCGTGGTCGAAAAGGCCCAACACAAAATGTCTTGGCTGTAGTGAACCCTGACTTGCAGTTCACTTATGTGTTGGCGGGTTGGGAAGGATCAGCCAATGACTTCACTGTCCTAAAAGATGCACTATCACGACCACAACCTGAAg gaaaatattatcttgtagaCGCCGGTTATACCACAATGCAGGGTTTCATAGCACCTTATCGAGGTGTTAGGTACCACTTAAAAGAGCATAGTGGACGCGCTCCAACAAACCTCAAGGAATTGTTCAATCTTCAACACTCGATGCTTCGATCTCGAGTAGAGCGTGCTTTCGCAATCTTGAAGAACCATTTCAAAATCCTTACATCACATCCATTCTTCCCATTCAGGACACAAGTTAGGTTAGTTATTGCATGTTGCATATTGCATAACTACATAGCAGGTGTCGACCCAAATGATATACTCTTGGATGAAGGAATCACTCAACATGATGACCAAATTATGTCATCACAACCCCGATCACAACGAGAACAGCGAGAAGAAAATCGACAATGGATTGAACTTAGAGACAAGATAGCACATGACATGTGGGATCGATATAGTGGATTTGTGTGA